Genomic window (Arctopsyche grandis isolate Sample6627 chromosome 5, ASM5162203v2, whole genome shotgun sequence):
aaggagctcattacatctagtcattctatttggcacacgcaatgatagtctgcttaataattgaggacagtcgatcgagccgttaaggatgttcaaaattgttgagatgtcagctatctcccttcttttgacaagtggaagtagatgctgacacctacaagcatcttcataggaagtataggataatccaaaacggctactgatgtacctcaagaatctcttctgaatgcgctccaatctgtctcttgcaccagagtactctgggttccaaacttgggatgcaaactcaacaatacttcttacgtatgcacaatatagtattttgtatgatttaatagaagtaaagcatttgaaggaccggatgacgaacccgagggccttcgacgctcgagctacaacattgtcaatatgtttactaaaggatagatcagagtttaaaaagactcccaaatccctaatttccgatacccttgtgagtctatgtccgttgattgaatgaggaaagtcaactggacatagttttctggtgaaggttatgcaggagcattttgctacattaatttccaacttatttatgctgcaataagcctctagcctgaacaaatcatcttgtagggccaaagcatcatttcggttgtctattctcttgaaaatcttcatatcatcagcaaataatagtacacttgaattctgaaaacatttttcaatatcgaaaatgaagatattgaataatagaggtcccaagagggagccttgcggaacaccagaaggaatattcatccatctcgatataaatccatttaataagACAGCCTGTTATCGAcgtgtaatgtatgaggtgaaccatctatagagatcaccatgaataccgatctgtaaaagtttttcaaaaagaatatcgtgatcaatcctgtcaaatgccttactataatctgtatatatagtatcaacctgagaccgatcgttcatggtattagtaacgaaatcattaaatagtagtaaatttgttgtaactgagcgtcctttctgaaaaccatgttgttgcatactaagagattgcgagatagctggaaaaagttggtcgtacactaatttttctagtgtcttagcaaatatacatagttttgatataggcctgtaattggaaatttcgtttttttttcctttcttatgtacaggagatatgaatgctgatttccagatacaaggtacaaggctctcactaatagatcttttatagataatggttagtggcaaagttaggctttcagcacattttgagataaaaattggagaaattaaatctgggcctgctgatttatgaatatcagttgatttcaaaatatttaatactttttcacttcgaatttcaattgatccaatttcagaggaagttgtgacagaacagacgttggttggtaagggataagaggaagtcgattgattagagacaggcttaaggaacgtcgagtaaaagaaggaagaaaacaaattacaaatgtccacccccgtacCAGCAGTAATGTCAacatgatacagaatatgaggtaggacgttgtttttgttccttgatttaatgtaggaccagaatgctttgggattcaaggaaatgtcgttttctactttagtcatataatttttgaaacattctttctctaaagtttttgcccgattgcgtaatagtacaaaggtatgatggtcagtcaaattgttataattttaaGTTAATAGTACTGAGTTACTCACACAGCAATAGTTTTACTTTTAAATGTTCGCATCTGTCACGTGgtttcgtaataaatattaatatcaatCATAAAGAATGACAATTGGGACATATCagtccatattttttttaaatgatgacTAGCTCATCATCGCAGAGTATATATTCATTATCATAGCATAGGGGAtgaaacgaatgagacgactggcatgttgatgcacgtgtttatACTATGGCAGCCTAAGGCGGAGTGAGGTAGCAACTCTGAACACGGCCGAGTTGGTccgaactcgaccatgtcatatagcgagccgccacaatagcaaaaataaaattttacgaaaCGTCAAACTTATTGGTCTGCATGTGTGAGCAACCTAGTGTAACCAACCTAAAATCATACAATAATAAAGGACGCTAAATTCCTATTTTTTCCACTATTTATTCACAAAATCtgctaatatatattattttaatttaccaaGTCTCTTATATAACTTTTGAAATtagagaaatttaaaaaatgttgataatTAATTATGGTCGGAATTACGCATGGTTTTTGGACCAATATATTATTGATTGCTGTCAAATTGTCTACAGTTCTTCAAAATGTCATCCGATGAAGATGATTACATGTCTGAGAGCTTTTTAGCTAAATGGTATGTTAAAAATTCCCATTTCGAATAgagtatattttttgtaaatatctaACCATTAAACATATAACAAAATAGAAGATTATTCTACTTATAGGTTATGTTTTTCACAAAATTAATCGATTGTATGTTAAATGTGCTTAATTCTAGGATCTGTATCTGTAATATCAACAGCTCATCAGTTTTGAAATCTTATAACCAAGATCTGaccaatttataaatatgtaataacaaaCTTGTATTATTTTAGTGTTCCCATCAAAAATGATATTAGACCTGGCCTTATTACGAATAAATCCGTTAAACGACAgcataatattttgattaagtGCTCAGAGGaaatagaaaaaaagaaaaaaatgaaaacaaataacTCGGAAGCTGAACGTCGACAACAAGGTCTCCAAAAACCAATCAATAGTAGCAATAAAGGATTTtctttattacaaaaaatggGCTACAAACCAGGACAAGGATTAGGAAAGACAGGTAAGCATTACATTttcatgtatgtacttattgattaatgtcgaattttaatttaaatatatttgtgcaTTATTTGATTCTTTTATAGAAAGTGGAATCTCGGAACCTATATCGATAAATATTAAAGCAAATAGATTTGGTTTAGGCAGGGAAACAGTATTGAAAGAAATCGCCGACtggaaaaccaaaaaaaaaggtcaaaaattaGCAAGAACAGAAGAAATTTGTGATATAGACACTTTCCGGAAACG
Coding sequences:
- the LOC143912180 gene encoding G patch domain-containing protein 11 isoform X2 is translated as MSSDEDDYMSESFLAKCVPIKNDIRPGLITNKSVKRQHNILIKCSEEIEKKKKMKTNNSEAERRQQGLQKPINSSNKGFSLLQKMGYKPGQGLGKTESGISEPISINIKANRFGLGRETVLKEIADWKTKKKGQKLARTEEICDIDTFRKRVAEKAQEKQTQCDLFQSQRVCQGLDRDNGITSPDELWFWPIESKDDDDPDISEPEIIFEPDEQLRLLTSYLRKCYHYCTWCGTKFEDGDDLSNNCPGSSRDDH
- the LOC143912180 gene encoding G patch domain-containing protein 11 isoform X1, with amino-acid sequence MSSDEDDYMSESFLAKCVPIKNDIRPGLITNKSVKRQHNILIKCSEEIEKKKKMKTNNSEAERRQQGLQKPINSSNKGFSLLQKMGYKPGQGLGKTESGISEPISINIKANRFGLGRETVLKEIADWKTKKKGQKLARTEEICDIDTFRKRVAEKAQEKQTQCDLFQSQRVCQGLDRDNGITSPDELWFWPIESKDDDDPDISEPEIIFETNNSGFLLAICGNVTTIAPGAARNSKTETTCQIIAQDHPEMIIDTDRCIILINIALGFTDQTNCTYENVSD